AAATACTGACGAGCAGTGATAAATATACCTCGAGATTTTGATATTTTTTGGCCATTAATGGTTAAATAACCGTGCACACAAATTTTAGTTGGTAATCGAAAGCCTGCGCCAGTAAGCATGGCTGGCCAAAAAAGGGAGTGAAAATAGATAATATCTTTTCCGATAAAATGATATAGTTCGGCTAAACTTTCTTTGCCCCAATAAAAACTGAAATCAATCTCAGAACGTCGTTTAGTAAGGTTCTGAAGACTAGCCATGTAGCCAATAGGAGCATCTAACCATACATAAAAATATTTATCAATTAAACCAGGAATGTTAAAACCAAAATAGGGAACATCCCGCGAAATATCCCATGCTTTAAGGCCATTTTTAAACCATTCTTTTAATTTATTTGCAACCTGTGGTTGTAAATGGTCTTCGTTAATCCAGTTCTGTAGAAAACTGCTATACCGGTTTAAAGCAAAAAAATAATGTTTTGAGTACTTTTGTATGGGTTGAGCGCTAGAAAGAGTAGAAACCGGATTAATTAATTCCATAGGATTATACGTAGAACCGCATGATTCGCAAACGTCACCGTACTGATCCAGTGTCATACAATGAGGACAAGTTCCTCTGATAAAGCGATCAGGAAGGAATATATTTTGTATAGGATCATAAGCTTGTGCAATAGTTTTCGCAAAAACATCACCTTTAATTTTTAATTGATTATAAATAGATTCTGATAATATACGGTTTTCAGGAGAATGTGTTGTGTAAAAGTTGTCAAAACTAATTAAAAAATCAGTAAAATCTCTGATGTGTTCTGTTCGCATATTAGTTGCTAAAGCTTCGGGAGAAATACCAAGTTTTTTAGCAGCAATCATGACAGCAGTTCCGTGAGCATCTTCTCCGCAGATATAAATGCATGAATTTCCAGAGAGACGATGAAAACGAACCCAAATATCGGATTGTATATACCCCACCATGTGGCCTAAATGAATAGGCCCATTAGCATATGGAAAAGCAGCGGTAACCAGAATATACCTTTTGTTTATATGCATATAAACAAAATACTATACCTATTTTGTTAGTAATTTGCATCTTAAAATTGTTTAATATAGTATCTTTAATACTTTATATCTTACAAAAAAATGATTGAATTTTTTATTCACGACATTTAGGGGACATTGTATTAACATTAACAATTCGTTGCAGTATAAAAAGAGCAGTTACTTATGATTAAAAGTACCATTGCTATTGCTGCAGGAAAAGGGGGTGTTGGAAAATCAACGACAGCTGTTAACCTTGCCATCGCTCTTTACAAAAAAGCAGGAGCTAAGGTAGGTCTGTTAGATGCCGATATCCATGGGCCAAGTCAGCCTATTATGTTAGGCATTCACGAAAAACCACGGATCGACAGATCTAATAAAAAAATTATTCCTCTTCGTAAATACGGTATTCAAACAATTTCCATGGGTTATCTGACTGATGCACACACTCCGATGGTGTGGCGTGGTCCCATGGTGAGTCAAGCGCTATTTCAGCTGATTTATGAAACGTTGTGGGAGGACCTTGATTTTCTTATCTTAGATCTACCCCCAGGTACAGGAGATATACCACTAACTTTAGCTAAAAAGATCCATCTCACTGGGATTATTATTGTCACTACTCCTCAAAAAGTGGCCTTAGTTGACGCAAATAAAGCGCTTGTAATGTTTAGAAAGTTAGGAATTCCTATTCTGGGTCTTATTGAGAATATGGCAATTTATAAATGTTCTTTTTGTAATCACGAAGTAGCTATTTTTGGAAATGAGGGTGGAAAAAGGATGGCTGATGCCAATAGCATTCCCATTTTGGGGAAAATACCTCTTGATATTGTTATTCGTAAAAATTCGGATAGAGGAACACCAATAGTAATTTCAGATCCAAATAGTTCCATAGCAAAAATCTACGAAAATATTGCCTTCACGTTAATAGAACAGTTATCTTCACACTAATAAAATAATCGTAATATGAAGTTTTCTAGTGTTTATCGTGGAAGAGGGTGAATTGAATGTCAATTAAATCAGATAGATGGATTCGTTATATGGCAAAATCCCATAAAATGATTTGTCCTTTTGAGTCGAATCAAGTTTGTCAAACATCGTCTGGAATAGTAGTGTCTTATGGAACTTCAAGTTATGGGTATGATGTTCGTTGTACAAATGAGTTTAAAATTTTTACTAATATTAATACTTCTATTGTTGATCCAAAAAATTTTGACAGAAGTGGTTTTGTGGATTTAAAAACAGACATTTGTATTATTCCACCCAACTCGTTTGCTTTAGCTTGTACAGTAGAATATTTTAGAATTCCGAGAAACGTATTGACGATTTGCTTAGGTAAATCTACTTACGCTCGATGTGGGATAATAGTTAATATCACACCTCTAGAACCCGAGTGGGAAGGACATGTTACGTTAGAATTTTCTAATACCACTAATTCACCCGCTAAAATTTATGCCCATGAAGGAATCGCGCAAATGTTATTTCTAGAATCTGATGAAATCTGCGAAGTTTCTTATAAAGATCGTAGTGGAAAATATCAGGGACAACAAGGAATAACTCTGCCAAAGTAACGATAAAAGATAAAGCTTGTTTTTATTTTGAAAAATGATGTGCACTTTGTTAACACAACTTTTATTAATACAAATTATGGTTTTTAGAAGAAGCGTTTACTTTTTTAAGATTATCCTCTGTCTTTAGTAAAAGATGGGAGAAGTTTATGGTGAAATATATTTTTGTTACTGGAGGAGTGGTTTCTTCTTTAGGAAAAGGTATTGCTTCAGCTTCTCTTGGAGCAATTCTTGAAGCACAAGGTTTTAAAATTACTTTTTTTAAGCTCGACCCTTACATTAATGTCGATTCTGGCACTATGAATCCTTTCCAACACGGTGAAGTATTTGTAACAGAGGATGGAGCAGAAACTGATTTAGATTTAGGACATTATGAACGCTTCGTTAATATCACCATGACGCGAAAGAACAATTTTACAACAGGAAAAATTTATGCTGATATCATTAGAAAAGAAAGATGTGGTGGATTTTTAGGTAGAACTGTTCAGGTTATTCCTCATATTACAGATGAAATTAAGAAAAGAATTCGTGAAGGTGCTAGAGGAGTGGATGTTGCTTTAGTGGAAATTGGAGGGACTGTTGGAGATATTGAATCTTTACCTTTTCTAGAAGCTATTCGACAAATGCGTATAGAATTAGGAAAAAAGAATACACTATTTATTCATTTAACTTTAGTGCCTTATATTTCTATTTTAGGGGAAATTAAAACTAAACCTACTCAACATTCGGTAAAAGAACTTCGGTCTATTGGTATTCAACCAGACATTCTAATATGTCGTTCTGAAAAGCCATTATCCAAGTCTGATCGAGAAAAAATAGCTTTATTTACTAATGTAACTGCCAAGAATGTTATTTCTCTGTTGGACGTAGAATCTATTTATGAAATTCCTTTAATTCTACATGATCAAGGATTAGGAGACCAAATTTGTGAAAAATTAAAAATAAATGTCGCTTATACTAATTTAAGCGATTGGAAAAAGATAATAATAGTACAAAAAAATCCTCTTCACTTAGTAAGTGTTTCTGTAGTTGGAAAGTATGTGGATCTTTCGGATTCTTATAAGTCTTTAAATGAAGCACTTATACATGCTGGTATTCATACAAATACGCGAATTAATATTGAATACATTGATTCTGAAGCGATTGAAACACATGGTACGTGTGTATTAGAAAATACCAACGCTATTTTAATACCAGGAGGATTTGGCGCAAGAGGTATTGAGGGAAAAATTTTAGCAGCGCGTTATGCAAGAGAAAACAATATTCCTTATTTGGGAATTTGTTTAGGAATGCAAATTGCAGTAATCGAGTTTGCTCGTAATAAAGCCGCTATGCAAAATGCTAATAGTACAGAATTTGATCCAAATAGTCCTTATCCAGTTGTAATATCAGTGAAAACATGGTCAGTAAAGGAAGACAACGTAATGATTGAGAAGCCCACAATCTGTAATAAAGACTTTTTTTTATATGGAACTATGCGATTAGGTGGGCAGATCTGCCGACTTAAGCCTCAGACATTAGCACGACAACTCTATGGGAAAGATGTTATTACAGAGCGACACCGTCATCGCTACGAAATTAATAATGATTGGATTAGTGAACTAGAGAAAAAAAATTTAGTTATATCAGGACGTTCAATTGATAATCGTTTTATAGAAATCATTGAATTATCCAATCATCCCTGGTTTTTAGGATGCCAATTTCATCCTGAATTCACTTCTACTCCTCGCAGAGGACATCCGCTTTTCATTGACTTTATTAGATCTGCATTAGAAACAAAGTATAAAAATACGAAAACTGTTTAATAATGCATCTCTTATTCCCGTGTGCCGATTTGGTATTAAAGATGAGTTATTTGTTATAATCCATATTGTGGAAGTATAATTTGCTTATTACAATGTATTATGTTGTTAAAATACAATAAAGAAAATAAAACTATAATGATTATCTATGGGTTTTTTGATATCAGGTTTTTACTTAGTTATCTTTTTGTAGGATTTTGAATTGCGAAATGTATTATGAAAATAATTGATTTTGAAATAGGTTTAGATAAACCATTATTTTTGATCGCGGGACCTTGTGTAATAGAAAGCGAACAACTTGTCCTGGACGTAGCAAGTGAACTTAAAGAAATTACTCAGAGTTTACAGATGCCTTTTATTTTTAAGACTTCTTTTGATAAAGCTAATCGTTCTTCTCATTTGAGTTATCGAGGTCCTGGTATCGATAAAGGACTAAAAATTCTCGAAAAAGTTAAACAAACGATTAAAGTACCAATTTTAACAGATGTGCATGAAGATACTGCATTGGATGAAGTGGTTGCTGTTGCGGACGTTTTACAAATTCCTGCCTTTTTATGCCGACAAAGTAATTTTGTTTTCAGTGTTGCAGGCTGTGGTAAACCTGTTAACATAAAAAAAGGCCAATTTTTGGCACCATGGGATATGAAACAAGTAGTAGCTAAAGCATGGATGACAGGGAATAAAAAGATTATGATATGCGAGCGAGGATATACTTTTGGTTATAATAATTTAATTGTTGATATGCGGTCTTTGGCTATTATGCGTGAAACCACTTGTCCAATAGTATTTGATGTTACGCATTCTGTGCAGTTTCCTGGAGGAAGGGGTGTAAGTTCTGGAGGGCAAAGTGCAATGATTCCTGTTTTAGCTCGTTCTGCAGTTGCGGCTGGAATTTCTGGAATTTTTATGGAAGTTCACCCAAACCCTGATAAAGCGTTAAGCGATGGATCTATTTCGTGGCCATTGAGTATGGTTCAACCTTTATTAAAGACGTTGCAGATCATCGATAAAATTATTAAAAAATCTTTCCTTATAGAAAAGAATGCAATTATTAAAAACTTTGAAGATTTTGTAGATTAAGGAAAGAAAAGAGACATTAAACATGCAAGATTTTCGCTGTTATGGCAACTATAATTACTGATGTTAGTGCTCGCGAGATTTTAGACTCTCGTGGCGATCCTACGATTGTAGTGGAAGTTGTTCTTTCTTCTCGTGCACGAGGTTATGCTTCCGTACCTTCTGGAGCTTCGGCTGGTGCAAATGAAGCTATAGAATTACGTGATCACGATCCTGGTCGTTATAGGGGGAAAGGTGTGTTGCAAGCAGTGAATAATGTAAATGGGCCTATCCGAGATTCTCTATTAGGTCAAGACCCTGGATCACAAGAAGATATTGATCGTATTATGATTGAATTGGATGGCACGGAGAACAAGGCTAATTTAGGTGCTAATGCTATTCTTGGTGTATCTTTAGCGGTAGCTTACGCGGCAGCTGATGATGCAAATCTGCCTTTATATCGCTATTTAGGAGGTGATGGTCCTTTTAGTATGCCAGTTCCAATGATGAATATTATAAATGGCGGAGTTCATGCAAATAATAATTTGGATTTTCAAGAATTTATGATTGTTCCTTTAGGGGCACCAAATTTTTCAGAGGCCTTACGCTGTGGAGCTGAAGTTTTTCACGCATTAAAGCATCGTTTAAAATCCAGAGGATGGATGACTTCTATCGGAGATGAAGGTGGTTTTTCTCTGGACTTGCCGCGAGTTGAGGAAGTATTTGAACTAATTTTAGAGGCTATTGAAGACGCTCATTATATTTCCGGAAAAGATATTTACTTAGCTCTTGACGCAGCAAGTTCAAAACTTTATCAAAAAGGATATTATTTCTTCGAAGGTAAAAGACTTACTAGTGAAGCAATGATTGGTAACTATGTAAAATGGATAAAAAAATACCCGATTGTTTCTATTGAAGATGGTCTTTCTGAAAGAGATTGGTCTGGTTGGGAATTGTTAACAAAATATCTTGGAAAGGGAACACAACTAGTAGGAGACGATATTTTTGTTACGAATGCAAAAATTCTCGAGGCAGGCATCAAAAGCGGTGTGGGAAATGCTATTCTAATTAAGTTTAATCAAATTGGAACTTTGACAGAAACATTAGCCACTGTAGGTTTAGCTAAGAGTGCCAATTATGGTGTTATTATTTCTCACCGTTCCGGTGAAACAGAAGATACCACCATTGCTGATTTAGCGGTGGCTACTACCGCGGGGCAGATAAAAACAGGTTCTTTGTGTCGATCTGATAGAGTAGCTAAATACAATCGGCTCTTGCAAATTGAACGTGAACTTAAGGAGCAAGCACCTTATGCCGGAAGAATGGTCTTTCCATTTAAAAGGGAAGATTGCAAATGCGATTAATTGTTTTTATACTTTTTTCTCTACTCATCTTTCTACAGTATCAATTGTGGTTTACATCGGGGGGTGTTTTATCGACTTATTTTCTTTGTGTAAATCTTAAGCATCAGATGTTTGAAAATAAAAAATTAGTAGAGCGCAATGTTTTTTTAATGTCTGATATTTGTAATTTGAGATACGATAGTCGAACTATAGAAGAGCACGCTCGAAAAGATTTAGGAATGATAAAGAAAGGTGAAGTGTTTTATAAGATTTCTACTCTTTATTCATAGTGGATTTTACGACTATTTGTCGTCAGATTTGGTGTGAAAATGTTAACATCGTTTTTATGAAAAGAATATCCTTAGATAAAAAATTGCATTTACTAATTTCTAATGATGATGGTGTATATGCGAAAGGATTATCAATTTTAGTTGATACTCTAAAAAATCTAGGTCACATTAGTGTCTTCGCACCAGATCGAAATCGT
The genomic region above belongs to Coxiella endosymbiont of Amblyomma americanum and contains:
- the metG gene encoding methionine--tRNA ligase is translated as MHINKRYILVTAAFPYANGPIHLGHMVGYIQSDIWVRFHRLSGNSCIYICGEDAHGTAVMIAAKKLGISPEALATNMRTEHIRDFTDFLISFDNFYTTHSPENRILSESIYNQLKIKGDVFAKTIAQAYDPIQNIFLPDRFIRGTCPHCMTLDQYGDVCESCGSTYNPMELINPVSTLSSAQPIQKYSKHYFFALNRYSSFLQNWINEDHLQPQVANKLKEWFKNGLKAWDISRDVPYFGFNIPGLIDKYFYVWLDAPIGYMASLQNLTKRRSEIDFSFYWGKESLAELYHFIGKDIIYFHSLFWPAMLTGAGFRLPTKICVHGYLTINGQKISKSRGIFITARQYLKYLNVEYLRYYFAYKLSSQIEDIDFNLEDFTQRVNSDLVGKYINLASRCASFINKNQESKLSDMLPELSLYKYFIAAKKNILEHYEALNYHKAIRIIMALADRANQYVDREKPWELIKRPNQKKHVQDICTQGLNLFKILTTYLKPVLPQIAKKVEVFLNCGELNFINLGKPLLNQPINPFKPLIQRITKEVIDKLKQ
- a CDS encoding Mrp/NBP35 family ATP-binding protein, with amino-acid sequence MIKSTIAIAAGKGGVGKSTTAVNLAIALYKKAGAKVGLLDADIHGPSQPIMLGIHEKPRIDRSNKKIIPLRKYGIQTISMGYLTDAHTPMVWRGPMVSQALFQLIYETLWEDLDFLILDLPPGTGDIPLTLAKKIHLTGIIIVTTPQKVALVDANKALVMFRKLGIPILGLIENMAIYKCSFCNHEVAIFGNEGGKRMADANSIPILGKIPLDIVIRKNSDRGTPIVISDPNSSIAKIYENIAFTLIEQLSSH
- the dcd gene encoding dCTP deaminase gives rise to the protein MSIKSDRWIRYMAKSHKMICPFESNQVCQTSSGIVVSYGTSSYGYDVRCTNEFKIFTNINTSIVDPKNFDRSGFVDLKTDICIIPPNSFALACTVEYFRIPRNVLTICLGKSTYARCGIIVNITPLEPEWEGHVTLEFSNTTNSPAKIYAHEGIAQMLFLESDEICEVSYKDRSGKYQGQQGITLPK
- a CDS encoding CTP synthase, whose translation is MVKYIFVTGGVVSSLGKGIASASLGAILEAQGFKITFFKLDPYINVDSGTMNPFQHGEVFVTEDGAETDLDLGHYERFVNITMTRKNNFTTGKIYADIIRKERCGGFLGRTVQVIPHITDEIKKRIREGARGVDVALVEIGGTVGDIESLPFLEAIRQMRIELGKKNTLFIHLTLVPYISILGEIKTKPTQHSVKELRSIGIQPDILICRSEKPLSKSDREKIALFTNVTAKNVISLLDVESIYEIPLILHDQGLGDQICEKLKINVAYTNLSDWKKIIIVQKNPLHLVSVSVVGKYVDLSDSYKSLNEALIHAGIHTNTRINIEYIDSEAIETHGTCVLENTNAILIPGGFGARGIEGKILAARYARENNIPYLGICLGMQIAVIEFARNKAAMQNANSTEFDPNSPYPVVISVKTWSVKEDNVMIEKPTICNKDFFLYGTMRLGGQICRLKPQTLARQLYGKDVITERHRHRYEINNDWISELEKKNLVISGRSIDNRFIEIIELSNHPWFLGCQFHPEFTSTPRRGHPLFIDFIRSALETKYKNTKTV
- the kdsA gene encoding 3-deoxy-8-phosphooctulonate synthase; translation: MKIIDFEIGLDKPLFLIAGPCVIESEQLVLDVASELKEITQSLQMPFIFKTSFDKANRSSHLSYRGPGIDKGLKILEKVKQTIKVPILTDVHEDTALDEVVAVADVLQIPAFLCRQSNFVFSVAGCGKPVNIKKGQFLAPWDMKQVVAKAWMTGNKKIMICERGYTFGYNNLIVDMRSLAIMRETTCPIVFDVTHSVQFPGGRGVSSGGQSAMIPVLARSAVAAGISGIFMEVHPNPDKALSDGSISWPLSMVQPLLKTLQIIDKIIKKSFLIEKNAIIKNFEDFVD
- the eno gene encoding phosphopyruvate hydratase, producing MATIITDVSAREILDSRGDPTIVVEVVLSSRARGYASVPSGASAGANEAIELRDHDPGRYRGKGVLQAVNNVNGPIRDSLLGQDPGSQEDIDRIMIELDGTENKANLGANAILGVSLAVAYAAADDANLPLYRYLGGDGPFSMPVPMMNIINGGVHANNNLDFQEFMIVPLGAPNFSEALRCGAEVFHALKHRLKSRGWMTSIGDEGGFSLDLPRVEEVFELILEAIEDAHYISGKDIYLALDAASSKLYQKGYYFFEGKRLTSEAMIGNYVKWIKKYPIVSIEDGLSERDWSGWELLTKYLGKGTQLVGDDIFVTNAKILEAGIKSGVGNAILIKFNQIGTLTETLATVGLAKSANYGVIISHRSGETEDTTIADLAVATTAGQIKTGSLCRSDRVAKYNRLLQIERELKEQAPYAGRMVFPFKREDCKCD
- a CDS encoding septum formation initiator family protein, which translates into the protein MRLIVFILFSLLIFLQYQLWFTSGGVLSTYFLCVNLKHQMFENKKLVERNVFLMSDICNLRYDSRTIEEHARKDLGMIKKGEVFYKISTLYS